Proteins from a single region of Neomonachus schauinslandi chromosome 10, ASM220157v2, whole genome shotgun sequence:
- the LOC110587478 gene encoding eukaryotic translation initiation factor 3 subunit F-like, translated as MPNDTPRNSDTIDQICGLGIPEADFSWTSIIKTETKQFFSYPYPSFCKILKKNPLEFAKNMYELHKKFSPNELILGWYATGHDITEHSVLIHEYYSREAPNPIHLTVDTSLQNGRMSIKAYVSTLMGVPGRTMGVMFTPLTVKYAYYDTERIGVDLIMKTCFSPNRVIGLSSDLQQVGGASARTQDALSTVLQYAEDVLSGKVSADNTVGCFLMSLVNQVPKIVPDDFETMLNSNINDLLMVTYLANLTQSQIALNEKLVNL; from the exons ATGCCTAATGAcacccccagaaattctgataCAATTGATCAGATCTGTGGCCTAGGCATACCTGAGGCAG ATTTCTCTTGGACGTCCATCATCAAGACTGAAACAAAGCAGTTTTTCAGCTACCCATATCCCTCTTTCTGTAAAATTctcaaaaa AAATCCATTGGAATTTGCTAAGAACATGTATGAATTACACAAGAAATTCTCTCCAAATGAGCTCATCCTGGGCTGGTATGCTACAGGCCATGACATTACAGAGCACTCTGTGCTGATCCACGAGTACTACAGCCGGGAAGCCCCCAACCCCATTCACCTCACTGTGGACACGAGCCTCCAGAACGGCCGCATGAGCATCAAGGCCTATGTCAGCACTTTAATGGGTGTCCCTGGGAGGACCATGGGGGTGATGTTCACACCTCTGACAGTGAAATATGCATATTATGACACCGAACGCATTGGAGTTGACCTGATCATGAAAACCTGTTTTAGCCCCAACCGGGTGATTGGGCTCTCAAGCGACTTGCAGCAAGTAGGAGGGGCATCAGCTCGCACCCAGGATGCCCTAAGCACAGTGTTGCAGTATGCAGAGGATGTGCTGTCTGGAAAGGTGTCAGCTGACAATACCGTGGGCTGcttcttgatgagtctggttaACCAAGTACCCAAGATAGTTCCCGATGACTTTGAGACTATGCTCAACAGCAACATCAATGACCTGCTGATGGTGACCTACCTGGCCAATCTCACGCAGTCACAGATTGCCCTCAATGAGAAACTTGTAAACCTGTGA